The following are from one region of the Paenibacillus sp. JZ16 genome:
- a CDS encoding alpha/beta hydrolase, protein MTTHDFLKNNLIVTEDLHIPSDTPGIELYVRNKRPASMNTFSNEKTIVMVHGATYSIGSLYDVELDGFTFLDYLASHGYDVYAVDVRGYGGSTRPPEMEQSADLNPPLVRTETGVRDFGTAVDYVLKRRNLTKVNILGMSWGGTVAGAYTSQNNEKVNKLTLVAPQWLSSKPVPIDTGGPLGSYRLVAAGNTKERWLSAAPEHKRGELIPDGWFEQWVEATLASDPGSLTDHPEHIRATNGPILDIREYWTVGKAFYDPKDITVPVLLVHAEWDIDVPLELAQSFFTSLTGAAYRRWVEIGEGTHMVLLEKNRLQAFQAIRGFLDEAYAPAK, encoded by the coding sequence ATGACAACCCATGATTTTCTTAAAAATAACCTTATCGTGACCGAAGACCTGCATATCCCGAGCGATACGCCGGGAATCGAGCTTTATGTACGAAATAAACGTCCCGCTTCCATGAATACCTTCTCTAACGAAAAAACAATCGTAATGGTTCATGGCGCTACCTATTCAATTGGCAGTCTGTACGATGTGGAGCTGGACGGCTTCACTTTTCTGGACTACCTTGCCAGCCATGGCTATGACGTATACGCCGTGGACGTTCGCGGCTACGGCGGCTCGACAAGACCGCCTGAGATGGAGCAGTCTGCCGACCTTAATCCGCCGCTTGTCCGCACGGAGACAGGTGTCCGGGATTTTGGTACAGCCGTGGACTACGTTCTGAAACGCCGGAATTTGACGAAGGTCAACATACTGGGAATGTCTTGGGGGGGAACCGTTGCGGGAGCTTATACCAGCCAAAACAACGAGAAAGTAAACAAGCTTACGCTTGTTGCACCGCAATGGCTAAGCTCCAAACCGGTTCCGATCGATACCGGAGGCCCGCTCGGTTCGTATCGCCTTGTTGCTGCCGGCAACACGAAGGAACGCTGGCTTAGCGCGGCGCCAGAGCATAAACGCGGTGAACTGATTCCGGACGGCTGGTTTGAACAATGGGTCGAAGCCACTCTTGCTTCGGATCCGGGGAGCTTAACCGATCATCCCGAGCATATCCGGGCGACCAACGGCCCTATCCTGGATATCCGCGAATACTGGACGGTTGGCAAAGCTTTCTATGATCCTAAGGATATCACGGTTCCCGTCCTTCTTGTCCATGCCGAGTGGGATATCGATGTCCCTCTTGAATTGGCGCAGAGTTTCTTCACTTCCCTGACAGGAGCCGCCTACCGCCGCTGGGTGGAAATCGGTGAAGGGACGCACATGGTATTGCTGGAGAAAAACAGACTTCAGGCTTTTCAAGCCATTCGCGGTTTCTTGGATGAAGCATACGCGCCGGCGAAGTAA
- a CDS encoding RidA family protein, giving the protein MSHIAITTTQAPAAIGPYSQAIALGNAVYTSGMLPIDAEGNLKEGIVDQTHQIVKNLQAVLAEAGLSLADVVKTSVFMTDLEHFQQMNEVYSQYFSDHHPARTTVEVSKLPRDAKIEIELIAVKRN; this is encoded by the coding sequence ATGAGCCATATCGCTATTACAACAACACAAGCACCCGCAGCTATCGGCCCTTATTCGCAGGCCATCGCTTTAGGAAATGCCGTCTATACGTCGGGCATGCTTCCGATTGATGCCGAAGGAAATCTGAAAGAAGGCATCGTTGACCAAACCCATCAAATAGTAAAGAACCTGCAAGCCGTTTTAGCTGAAGCTGGATTATCTTTAGCAGACGTTGTAAAGACATCCGTTTTCATGACGGATTTAGAGCATTTTCAGCAGATGAATGAAGTGTACAGCCAATATTTCAGCGATCATCACCCTGCCAGAACAACCGTAGAAGTGTCTAAACTTCCAAGAGACGCCAAGATTGAAATAGAGCTTATCGCAGTCAAACGCAATTAA
- a CDS encoding DMT family transporter — translation MRTYLLLLFCAALYGSNFVLGSLLLEAFPALHLSAYRLLVSSAFLLIYLVATRGLAKITFRDFVYLVPFVLIGMLLHQVSFFTGLRTTDATTASLILSLAPIFTALFARLFLKEPLTKRMVAGSIVALTGVFFVVGTGGRMSTAITEGVWIMFICMLALSGSMILMKKLTERMDAFVATVYTTVLGCISVYPVAVWSEPNVQLQPHFWWWVLLVGSALLIQGLCAVIWNAQIRKVGAAKASLFLNLQPFVAMILGYITLGTPISLTQVAGSVLIISGVVLATMQGQRTRKTEGDTLKISSAKR, via the coding sequence TTGCGAACTTATTTGCTTCTCTTGTTTTGCGCAGCCCTTTACGGGAGCAACTTCGTCTTAGGCTCGCTGCTGCTGGAAGCATTCCCCGCCTTGCATCTGTCGGCATACCGGCTTCTGGTTTCATCGGCGTTCCTGCTTATTTATTTGGTTGCAACTCGTGGCTTGGCGAAGATTACGTTCCGCGACTTCGTTTATTTGGTCCCCTTCGTTCTAATCGGGATGCTGCTTCACCAAGTTTCTTTCTTTACAGGTCTCCGGACAACGGACGCAACCACAGCTTCGCTCATCTTATCGTTAGCTCCAATTTTTACGGCGCTATTTGCCCGCTTATTTTTGAAAGAGCCGTTAACGAAACGCATGGTTGCAGGCTCGATTGTCGCCCTCACCGGTGTCTTCTTCGTGGTTGGAACTGGCGGAAGGATGAGCACAGCCATTACCGAAGGCGTCTGGATCATGTTTATCTGTATGTTGGCATTGTCGGGATCTATGATCCTCATGAAAAAGCTGACGGAACGTATGGATGCGTTTGTCGCAACGGTGTATACCACCGTACTCGGCTGCATCTCGGTATACCCGGTGGCGGTCTGGAGCGAGCCTAACGTACAATTACAGCCTCACTTTTGGTGGTGGGTTCTCTTGGTCGGTTCGGCGCTGCTTATTCAGGGCTTATGCGCCGTAATCTGGAATGCGCAGATTCGCAAGGTAGGGGCGGCTAAAGCCTCCCTGTTTCTGAATTTACAACCGTTTGTCGCCATGATTTTAGGTTATATCACGCTCGGCACCCCGATTTCCTTAACGCAAGTGGCAGGATCTGTTCTCATTATTTCCGGCGTAGTTCTAGCCACTATGCAGGGACAGAGAACAAGGAAAACAGAAGGCGATACACTGAAAATATCTTCTGCCAAGAGGTAA
- the rlmH gene encoding 23S rRNA (pseudouridine(1915)-N(3))-methyltransferase RlmH: MNIQMVCVGKLKEKYLVQGIAEYSKRLAPYVRLSVHEVPDEKAPENMSEAEMRQVQEKEGVGILSHIKPDAHVIALAIGGQLWSSEDLAAHMDKLGTYGTSNVAFVIGGSNGLSEDVLKRAQTKLSFGRMTLPHQLMRLVLVEQIYRAVKINRGEPYHK; encoded by the coding sequence GTGAATATACAGATGGTATGCGTAGGCAAGTTGAAGGAGAAGTACCTGGTGCAGGGCATTGCCGAATACAGTAAGCGTCTTGCGCCTTACGTGCGCCTGTCCGTGCACGAGGTGCCGGATGAGAAAGCGCCAGAGAACATGAGCGAAGCGGAAATGCGCCAAGTGCAGGAGAAGGAGGGTGTGGGCATTCTCAGCCATATCAAGCCAGACGCCCATGTCATCGCCCTGGCGATCGGCGGCCAGCTGTGGTCCAGCGAGGACCTGGCGGCCCATATGGACAAGCTGGGCACGTACGGGACCAGCAACGTGGCTTTTGTCATCGGCGGCTCTAACGGCCTCTCCGAGGACGTCCTGAAGCGCGCCCAGACGAAGCTCAGCTTCGGGCGGATGACCCTGCCGCACCAACTGATGCGGCTGGTGCTGGTGGAGCAGATTTACCGGGCGGTGAAGATTAACCGGGGGGAGCCGTATCATAAATAA
- a CDS encoding cytochrome P450 encodes MEWNKNGLLPLEWFRQMRTESPVTTMDGHGAWNVFKYEDVKAVFTNYEVFSSQGGSSSDDPIESSVLRQDPPKHRQLRKLVSHAFTPRMIESLAPKIQEITTSLLDEAEKKGKMDIVADLASPLPITVIAEMLGVSMEDRERFKAWSDALVGDNGEDYYQCQREMSEYFSEIAEDRRRHPQEDLITKLVEARIDNEHLTELEIIGFCILLLVAGNETTTNLISSAALAFDSLPEVRAEVLGDSALLPGAIEEVFRYFSPVQVMFRSVKQDTVLRGQELKQGQYVYIWMASANHDEDVFDQPDVFNIHRNPNPHLGLGSGIHYCMGSQLARMESRIALQTLLDRYPEFRRDRSVELARMDSTMMFALKELPIILK; translated from the coding sequence ATGGAATGGAATAAGAACGGTTTACTCCCGCTGGAATGGTTCCGCCAGATGAGAACGGAATCTCCGGTAACGACAATGGATGGTCATGGGGCCTGGAATGTTTTTAAATACGAGGATGTCAAAGCCGTCTTTACGAATTACGAAGTGTTCTCTTCCCAAGGGGGCTCTTCTTCCGATGATCCCATTGAATCCAGTGTTCTTCGGCAGGACCCTCCGAAGCACCGTCAGCTGCGTAAGCTGGTATCCCATGCTTTTACGCCTCGCATGATCGAATCGCTTGCCCCTAAGATCCAGGAGATTACGACATCCCTGCTGGACGAAGCGGAGAAGAAGGGGAAGATGGATATCGTGGCCGATCTCGCAAGCCCGCTGCCGATCACGGTGATCGCGGAGATGCTCGGCGTTTCGATGGAAGATCGGGAACGGTTCAAGGCCTGGTCGGACGCGTTGGTGGGTGACAATGGGGAGGATTATTATCAGTGTCAGCGGGAGATGAGCGAATACTTCTCGGAGATCGCCGAGGACCGCCGTCGCCATCCGCAGGAGGATCTAATCACGAAGCTGGTGGAGGCGCGTATCGACAATGAACACCTCACCGAACTGGAGATTATCGGGTTCTGTATTCTCCTCCTCGTAGCGGGTAATGAAACGACAACCAATCTGATCTCATCGGCCGCGCTAGCCTTCGACAGTCTGCCTGAGGTCCGTGCAGAGGTGCTTGGAGACTCAGCACTGCTTCCAGGGGCAATCGAAGAAGTTTTCCGTTACTTCTCGCCTGTTCAAGTGATGTTCCGCAGCGTGAAGCAGGACACGGTGCTGCGGGGGCAGGAGCTGAAGCAAGGGCAGTACGTTTATATCTGGATGGCCTCGGCCAACCATGACGAGGATGTGTTCGATCAGCCGGATGTATTCAACATCCACCGCAACCCGAACCCGCATCTGGGCTTGGGAAGCGGCATTCATTACTGCATGGGCTCCCAGCTGGCCCGTATGGAGTCCCGGATTGCCCTTCAGACTTTGCTGGACCGTTATCCCGAATTTCGTCGTGATCGCTCGGTAGAACTGGCACGGATGGATAGCACGATGATGTTCGCGCTGAAAGAGCTGCCGATCATTTTAAAATAG
- a CDS encoding TetR/AcrR family transcriptional regulator — MSKDKIIQAAIEVFSENGYHRASMDEIAARAQVAKGTLYYNFPGKSQLFKTVVKQGFEDIMQRTEADLNSSLPMKEKMQRTIRHHLDLFLESRHFSHIVFNEISNGIEQDVLDELKELKRNYLNFLARMIEEGQCEENLCRAVDPDLAAASIVGTLESTCNYYLNHQDRYSREDLERFAFTMITQGLFISLE; from the coding sequence GTGAGCAAAGATAAAATTATTCAAGCAGCCATTGAAGTATTCTCCGAGAACGGATATCACCGCGCAAGCATGGACGAGATTGCCGCCCGCGCACAGGTCGCGAAAGGGACTCTGTACTATAACTTCCCGGGTAAATCCCAGCTCTTCAAGACGGTGGTGAAGCAGGGCTTCGAAGATATCATGCAGCGGACAGAGGCAGATCTGAATTCCTCCCTGCCGATGAAGGAGAAGATGCAACGCACCATTCGCCATCATCTGGATCTGTTTCTCGAATCCCGCCATTTCTCGCACATCGTGTTTAATGAGATCTCGAACGGCATCGAGCAGGATGTCCTGGATGAGTTAAAGGAGCTAAAAAGGAATTATTTAAACTTTCTCGCAAGGATGATTGAGGAAGGTCAGTGTGAGGAGAACTTGTGCCGTGCCGTTGATCCCGACTTGGCCGCTGCCAGCATTGTCGGTACGCTGGAGAGTACCTGCAATTATTACCTGAATCATCAAGATCGGTATTCGCGAGAGGATCTGGAGCGGTTTGCCTTTACGATGATTACCCAAGGCCTGTTTATATCGCTTGAATAA
- a CDS encoding DUF3934 family protein, which produces MSKSKGKGGTGRGTGKKGWSRWDASARRAKSKPKPYTSKGAKQADGTSEAENHKGTP; this is translated from the coding sequence TTGAGTAAATCCAAGGGCAAGGGCGGAACAGGCAGAGGCACGGGCAAGAAGGGCTGGAGCCGCTGGGATGCAAGTGCGAGAAGAGCGAAGAGTAAACCCAAACCTTATACCAGTAAAGGGGCCAAGCAGGCAGACGGTACATCGGAAGCCGAGAATCATAAAGGTACCCCATAA
- a CDS encoding HEAT repeat domain-containing protein has protein sequence MNGLDNQELITDMPENYEELKSSANRNANWRERLDAVEALGNWNNQKSIDILLHRLNTDAVYQVREAAYRKLLAFGEDVQMPERPKGELMKDVSKVLLRIKKSLPRDHTYEDFKEKLKKMRVDIYDTYEGDKGADFDRWLEQTWSSLLRR, from the coding sequence ATGAACGGATTGGACAATCAAGAATTGATAACGGATATGCCCGAGAATTATGAGGAGCTCAAAAGCTCCGCCAACCGGAACGCCAATTGGAGAGAACGTTTAGATGCGGTGGAAGCGTTAGGAAATTGGAATAATCAGAAATCCATTGATATTTTGCTGCATAGACTGAATACGGATGCGGTTTATCAGGTGCGAGAGGCAGCCTATCGTAAACTCCTGGCCTTTGGTGAGGACGTGCAGATGCCGGAAAGACCCAAAGGCGAGCTGATGAAGGACGTTTCAAAGGTGCTGCTGCGCATCAAAAAAAGCCTTCCTCGTGACCACACGTATGAAGACTTCAAAGAGAAATTAAAAAAGATGAGGGTCGACATCTACGATACGTACGAAGGTGACAAAGGCGCTGACTTTGATCGCTGGCTGGAACAAACCTGGTCTTCATTATTAAGACGATAA
- a CDS encoding GTPase, with product MGDYSRSWEDEISRAADAAYEKEMDEINRQLKQEILIVLIGDVNTGKSSTMNRIVGEEVAGVGAEPGETTEIKPHKYKEHIYFMDTPGLNDVNTANSEITLKYYKQADIVLFFLNAAGTVFSEAEKKSFEMIQAVNTNILIVLNKIDAADEIDRLVARIKKETGGRYEVAPVSSRTGENIDQLRSSILEMLKKKSKDILFAKSIKEKSATANGWIIGASISAGAVGASPIPGSDIIPITGIQVSLLTRLAVLYNRPISKETAKELVIATIFGNIGKSIFRQIVKVFPGAGSVAGATVAGATTLALGYAVKYAYEHNIEINTTNITKLYKKFRDKAETESESKSE from the coding sequence ATGGGTGACTACAGTAGATCATGGGAAGACGAGATCAGCCGGGCAGCTGATGCGGCCTATGAGAAGGAAATGGATGAAATCAACCGTCAGCTGAAGCAGGAAATTCTCATCGTTCTGATTGGTGATGTGAACACAGGCAAGTCCTCCACCATGAACCGGATCGTGGGTGAAGAGGTTGCTGGCGTCGGGGCAGAGCCTGGAGAAACGACGGAAATTAAACCGCATAAGTACAAGGAGCATATTTACTTCATGGATACACCCGGGTTGAATGATGTGAACACCGCGAACTCGGAGATAACCTTGAAATACTATAAACAAGCGGATATCGTTCTATTCTTCCTGAACGCTGCGGGCACTGTCTTCTCCGAGGCGGAGAAGAAGTCCTTCGAGATGATTCAGGCCGTGAACACGAACATCTTGATCGTGCTGAATAAAATTGATGCCGCAGATGAAATCGACCGTCTGGTGGCGCGGATCAAGAAGGAGACCGGGGGGCGCTATGAGGTTGCGCCGGTATCCTCGCGGACGGGTGAGAATATCGACCAGCTGCGGAGCAGCATTCTGGAGATGCTTAAAAAAAAGTCTAAAGACATTCTCTTTGCCAAAAGTATCAAGGAAAAGTCGGCAACTGCCAATGGATGGATTATCGGAGCCTCGATCTCGGCAGGAGCGGTAGGCGCATCACCTATTCCGGGATCGGATATTATTCCGATTACCGGCATTCAGGTGAGCCTGCTTACCAGACTTGCGGTGTTGTACAATAGGCCGATCAGCAAGGAGACGGCAAAGGAACTGGTCATCGCTACGATATTCGGCAATATCGGCAAGAGCATTTTTCGGCAGATCGTGAAGGTGTTCCCTGGAGCGGGATCGGTCGCCGGAGCGACGGTGGCGGGTGCTACCACCTTGGCGCTGGGATATGCAGTGAAATATGCTTACGAGCACAACATCGAGATCAATACGACGAATATTACGAAGCTCTATAAGAAGTTTAGGGATAAGGCGGAGACGGAATCGGAATCCAAGTCCGAGTGA
- a CDS encoding CxxH/CxxC protein encodes MYVVCKEHVELAIENFVDEYEDAPDIVDLKETEFSDWDPPVKCAECEKHAEFLVV; translated from the coding sequence ATGTACGTCGTATGCAAGGAACATGTGGAACTAGCGATCGAAAATTTCGTGGATGAATATGAGGATGCCCCGGATATTGTTGATCTGAAGGAGACCGAGTTTTCGGACTGGGACCCACCGGTGAAGTGCGCGGAGTGCGAGAAGCATGCTGAGTTTTTAGTTGTGTAA
- a CDS encoding S1C family serine protease has product MGLFDDDFYSTKISRRSKNTSEDRPERTKWRTTRRKKGLSTFQISAISSVCSALIAVMLFSFITGHPATSSPVTLINGSHQLSKSDGDPYERIVSVAQKVRPVVVSVLTHKETAMPEEEGLEGEGLEEDFGTLPEEEGDFELPEGFDFGEDFDFGDDFGGSQEDTLGSGVIFKKLEGKAFVITNNHVVDGAVSLEVVLVGGEKKKATLVGTDKVSDIAVLSIDSKGIGEVAEFGDSSKLRLGETVIAIGNPLGLGDTLTSGIVSYTNRVIPVSLNQDGIYDWEQEVIQTDAAINEGNSGGALVDLNGKVIGINTMKIADTGVEGLGFAIPVNEITEIVTELMLKGHIARPYLGVYTVDLGNPYAPLSKKEKEDLKLPKTVTEGVVVLDALGPALDAGLQLNDVIVKLDGKPITTTLELRKHLYYNTKVGKDMDVTFYRDGKLQSLKVKLEEKPGE; this is encoded by the coding sequence ATGGGATTATTTGACGATGATTTCTATTCAACTAAAATTTCCAGACGGAGCAAAAATACCAGCGAGGACCGACCTGAGCGAACGAAGTGGCGGACGACCCGCCGTAAAAAGGGTTTATCCACATTCCAGATTTCCGCGATCAGTTCTGTGTGCAGTGCTCTGATTGCGGTGATGCTGTTTAGCTTCATAACAGGCCATCCTGCGACCTCTTCACCGGTTACCTTGATTAATGGCAGCCATCAGCTGTCCAAGTCCGATGGGGATCCCTATGAACGGATTGTTAGCGTTGCTCAGAAGGTGCGACCGGTTGTTGTCAGTGTGCTGACACATAAAGAGACCGCGATGCCAGAAGAGGAAGGCCTTGAGGGAGAAGGGTTGGAAGAGGATTTCGGTACCCTGCCAGAGGAAGAAGGGGATTTTGAGCTTCCGGAGGGATTCGACTTCGGTGAGGATTTTGATTTTGGAGATGATTTCGGCGGCTCACAGGAAGACACCTTGGGCTCTGGTGTTATCTTTAAGAAACTCGAGGGCAAAGCCTTTGTGATTACGAATAACCATGTCGTTGATGGTGCCGTTTCCCTAGAAGTTGTGCTGGTAGGCGGCGAGAAGAAGAAGGCGACCTTGGTCGGCACAGACAAAGTTAGTGATATTGCCGTTCTGTCGATTGATAGTAAGGGCATCGGAGAGGTTGCAGAGTTTGGGGATTCCTCCAAGCTTCGCCTCGGCGAAACCGTCATCGCCATCGGCAACCCGCTGGGCTTGGGCGACACGCTCACATCCGGGATTGTCAGCTACACGAACCGCGTAATACCGGTATCCCTGAACCAGGATGGCATCTATGATTGGGAGCAGGAGGTCATTCAGACCGACGCCGCCATTAACGAGGGGAATAGCGGGGGCGCTCTAGTGGATTTGAACGGTAAAGTTATCGGCATCAACACGATGAAAATCGCGGACACCGGCGTAGAAGGGCTTGGGTTTGCGATTCCGGTCAATGAAATTACGGAGATTGTAACCGAGCTGATGCTGAAGGGGCATATTGCACGCCCTTATCTCGGCGTATATACCGTAGACTTAGGTAATCCGTATGCTCCGCTGAGCAAGAAAGAGAAAGAGGACCTCAAGCTGCCGAAGACGGTAACCGAAGGCGTGGTCGTGCTGGATGCGCTTGGACCTGCGCTGGATGCGGGTCTGCAGCTGAATGACGTGATTGTCAAGCTGGATGGCAAGCCGATTACGACGACGCTGGAGCTGCGCAAGCACCTTTACTATAACACGAAGGTAGGCAAAGACATGGACGTGACCTTCTATCGTGACGGCAAGCTGCAGTCGCTGAAGGTGAAGCTGGAAGAAAAGCCTGGAGAATAA
- a CDS encoding alpha/beta-type small acid-soluble spore protein has translation MARRSRRRRSPEMQQFMTDVMRNEGYQVDPQRQQDVKYEVAKSLGVPLKPGDNRDLTTEQAGKVGGAIGGSMVREMVRMAQESLSKR, from the coding sequence ATGGCAAGAAGATCAAGACGGCGCCGGAGTCCCGAAATGCAGCAGTTCATGACCGACGTCATGCGGAACGAAGGCTATCAAGTGGATCCGCAGAGACAGCAGGACGTCAAATATGAGGTGGCCAAGTCACTCGGCGTCCCCCTTAAACCGGGCGACAACAGAGACCTGACCACCGAGCAGGCCGGTAAAGTCGGCGGTGCGATTGGCGGTTCCATGGTTCGGGAGATGGTGCGCATGGCACAAGAGAGTCTCAGCAAGCGTTAG
- a CDS encoding MBL fold metallo-hydrolase: MGISFSVLSSGSTGNATIVRNEDTTLLIDAGLSARRIDELLKEREMMGEEIDGILVTHEHSDHIRGLGAVARKYNLPIYANEKTWEAMSKSLGKIAEENRIVLESHEVKDFGTLRVEPFEISHDAAAPVGYCFYDGDEKLGVATDLGYVSDKVKKALDGSDVLVLEANHDIEMLRMGRYPWNTKRRILGDMGHLSNNSAGDALSELLTGDTKRTYLAHLSLDHNMMELARMTVRDTMEDRGCFFKDSEFKLCDTYYDRPTPWDKVGE; encoded by the coding sequence ATGGGGATTTCATTTTCCGTGCTGTCGAGCGGCTCAACGGGCAATGCGACCATTGTCCGCAATGAGGATACGACACTGTTGATTGATGCGGGCTTAAGTGCACGGCGCATCGATGAGTTGTTGAAGGAACGCGAAATGATGGGGGAAGAAATCGACGGGATCCTGGTCACGCATGAGCATTCGGATCATATCCGGGGGCTTGGCGCGGTGGCGCGCAAATACAATCTGCCGATCTACGCGAATGAGAAAACATGGGAAGCGATGAGCAAGTCGCTGGGCAAGATTGCGGAAGAGAACCGGATTGTGCTGGAGAGTCATGAGGTCAAGGATTTTGGCACACTGCGGGTGGAGCCTTTTGAAATATCCCATGACGCTGCGGCACCGGTCGGTTATTGCTTCTATGACGGCGACGAGAAGCTGGGCGTCGCGACGGACCTCGGTTATGTCAGCGATAAGGTGAAGAAAGCGCTGGATGGATCGGATGTCCTAGTGCTGGAAGCCAATCACGATATCGAGATGCTTCGGATGGGACGCTATCCGTGGAATACCAAACGCCGGATTCTCGGCGATATGGGACATTTGTCGAATAATTCGGCAGGCGATGCCTTAAGCGAGCTGCTGACGGGGGATACCAAACGAACGTATCTGGCCCATCTCAGCCTGGATCACAACATGATGGAGCTGGCGAGAATGACCGTCCGCGATACGATGGAGGACCGCGGCTGCTTCTTCAAGGATAGCGAGTTTAAATTGTGTGATACGTATTATGACCGCCCGACCCCTTGGGATAAGGTCGGCGAATAG
- the yycI gene encoding two-component system regulatory protein YycI, with protein MDWGRAKNVLIYAFLLLNLVLGYQLWMDYREQVGSNLDFTSLSESTQQVIEENRIQLLSPIPTETPQLPKINYIYSAEAQGGPVGLEQPIDTELIYADEKELRNALEGKIKDLGNYRHDPQSDKENIIVFRPLVQKEWPLFNVELEFIYESQKIHAYREPVFEIMPTDDMEEQKVLPASKALETLIERNFIPPDSAVRDIQLGYYGQLFNTEDQLAAPTWRFTLDHGEMIYVQGISGDVLTPKSDTTKE; from the coding sequence ATGGATTGGGGCCGTGCCAAAAATGTATTGATTTACGCGTTTTTGCTGCTGAATCTGGTGCTGGGCTATCAGCTCTGGATGGATTACCGCGAGCAGGTCGGCTCCAATCTGGATTTCACCTCGCTTTCCGAGAGCACGCAGCAGGTGATTGAGGAGAATAGGATTCAATTGCTGAGTCCGATTCCGACGGAAACGCCGCAGCTTCCCAAGATTAATTATATCTACAGCGCGGAAGCGCAGGGAGGGCCGGTAGGGCTGGAGCAGCCCATTGACACGGAGCTGATTTATGCCGATGAGAAGGAATTGCGGAATGCGCTGGAGGGCAAGATCAAGGATCTCGGGAATTATCGCCACGATCCGCAGTCGGATAAAGAGAATATCATCGTCTTCCGGCCGCTAGTGCAGAAGGAATGGCCGCTGTTCAATGTGGAGCTGGAGTTCATTTACGAATCCCAGAAGATCCATGCGTACCGGGAGCCGGTGTTTGAGATTATGCCAACCGACGATATGGAGGAACAAAAGGTTCTGCCCGCATCCAAGGCTTTGGAAACGCTCATTGAACGTAACTTCATCCCGCCTGATTCGGCGGTAAGGGACATTCAGCTGGGCTATTATGGACAGTTGTTTAATACGGAGGATCAGCTAGCAGCGCCAACCTGGCGGTTTACATTGGATCATGGCGAGATGATCTATGTACAAGGCATCAGTGGGGACGTGCTGACGCCAAAAAGCGATACGACAAAGGAGTAA